The Oceanivirga salmonicida genome includes a region encoding these proteins:
- a CDS encoding helicase HerA-like domain-containing protein → FLSATSKAGSMNDIIQNRIDTIGIDNFEFSSFPTTFFDVFGENGINIRTTISEMGPIMLSRLLSLNDTQSGVL, encoded by the coding sequence TTTTTATCAGCAACTTCAAAAGCTGGAAGTATGAACGATATTATACAAAATAGAATTGATACAATAGGTATAGATAATTTTGAGTTTAGTAGCTTTCCCACTACATTTTTTGATGTATTTGGTGAAAATGGTATAAATATTAGAACTACTATTTCTGAAATGGGACCAATTATGCTTAGTCGTTTATTAAGTTTAAATGACACACAATCTGGTGTACTA